In one window of Helianthus annuus cultivar XRQ/B chromosome 17, HanXRQr2.0-SUNRISE, whole genome shotgun sequence DNA:
- the LOC110920661 gene encoding peptidyl-prolyl cis-trans isomerase, with translation MSNPKVFFDMTVGGAPAGRIVMELFADTTPRTAENFRALCTGEKGVGSSGKPLHFKGSTFHRVIPNFMCQGGDFTRGNGTGGESIYGNKFADENFVKKHTGPGILSMANAGPNTNGSQFFICTAKTEWLDGKHVVFGQVVEGMDVVKAIEKVGSGSGTTSKPVVIADCGQLS, from the coding sequence ATGTCAAACCCTAAGGTCTTCTTCGACATGACCGTCGGCGGAGCTCCGGCCGGCCGGATCGTCATGGAACTCTTCGCCGACACCACACCGCGAACCGCCGAGAACTTCCGCGCACTCTGCACCGGCGAAAAAGGCGTCGGAAGCTCCGGCAAACCGTTACACTTCAAAGGCTCTACGTTCCACCGTGTGATCCCTAACTTCATGTGTCAGGGCGGCGATTTCACCAGAGGCAACGGCACAGGCGGTGAGTCGATCTACGGCAACAAGTTTGCTGACGAGAATTTCGTTAAGAAGCATACAGGTCCTGGAATTCTGTCGATGGCGAACGCCGGTCCGAACACGAACGGATCTCAGTTTTTTATATGTACTGCTAAGACTGAGTGGCTGGACGGTAAGCATGTGGTGTTTGGACAGGTTGTTGAAGGTATGGATGTTGTTAAGGCGATCGAGAAGGTCGGATCTGGAAGCGGAACTACTTCTAAGCCTGTAGTTATTGCAGATTGTGGTCAACTTTCTTAG